In a genomic window of Strix aluco isolate bStrAlu1 unplaced genomic scaffold, bStrAlu1.hap1 HAP1_SCAFFOLD_135, whole genome shotgun sequence:
- the WIPF2 gene encoding WAS/WASL-interacting protein family member 2 — translation MPIPPPPPPPPGPPPPPTFSQANTEPPKLSREEQRGRGALLQDICKGTKLKKVTQINDRSAPILEKPKGSGGGSYGSSSAAIQPKGGLFQGGVPKLRPVGAKDSSDSSGKQTLQVPGSRAAAPRPPVPTSNTRPQDDADNSRASPPELPRTQRPSLPDLSRPNAAGGTGMKHSSSAPPPPPPGRRAAAPPAPPPAHGAKVSSYNREKPLPPTPGQRLPVNRDGPPAPPPIKPPPSPVSIRTGSGAQGQSLAPPPPPYRQPPGVPNGPSSPINESAPELPQRHNSLHRKTPGPLRGLAPPPPASASPSLQSSRPPPPARDPPSRGAAPPPPPPMLRNGGRDAPPPPPPYRLHGSAEPPSRGKPPPPPTRTPAGPPPPPPPVRNGHRDSIATVRAFLDDFESKYSFHPVEDFPAPEEYKYFQRIYPSKTNRATRGAPPLPPIPR, via the exons ATGCCGATCCCTCCGCCCCCACCACCACCGCCtggccccccgccgcctcccacTTTCAGTCAG GCGAACACGGAGCCACCGAAACTGAGCCGAGAggagcagcggggccggggggccctcctgcaggacatctgtAAAGGGACCAAGCTAAAGAAGGTGACACAGATCAATGACCGGAGCGCACCAATCCTAGAGA AGCCCaagggcagcggcggcggcagctaCGGCTCTAGCTCGGCTGCGATCCAGCCGAAGGGTGGCCTCTTCCAAGGCGGGGTGCCCAAGCTCAGACCCGTGGGGGCGAAGGACAGCTCAG ACAGCTCCGGTAAGCAAACCCTGCAAGTCCCCGGCTCCCGAGCAGCCGCCCCCAGGCCCCCGGTACCGACCAGCAACACCCGACCTCAAGACGATGCTGACAACAGCCGGGCCTCTCCCCCGGAGCTGCCGCGCACGCAGAGGCCGTCCCTGCCGGATCTCTCCCGGCCCAACGCCGCCGGCGGCACCGGCATGAAGCACAGCTCgtccgccccgccgccgcccccgccgggacGCCGCGCTGccgcccctcctgccccccctccGGCGCACGGCGCCAAGGTGTCATCCTACAACCGGGAGAAGCCCCTGCCACCCACCCCGGGACAGCGACTGCCCGTGAACAGGGAcggaccccccgccccgccacccatcaagccccctccctccccagtcaGTATCCGAACGGGGTCGGGGGCTCAGGGCCAGTCTCtcgcccccccgccgcctccttaTCGGCAACCCCCTGGTGTCCCCAACGGCCCTTCCAGCCCCATCAACGAGTCCGCCCCGGAGCTGCCGCAGCGACACAACTCCTTGCACAGGAAGACGCCGGGCCCTTTGCGGGGTctcgcgccgccgccgcccgcttcagcctccccgtCTCTCCAGAGCAGTCGTCCCCCTCCGCCGGCCAGAGACCCCCCCAGCCGGGGAGCAG ccccgccgccccctccgccAATGCTGCGAAATGGGGGGCGTGACGCCCCCCCACCTCCGCCCCCCTACAGACTGCACGGCTCCGCCGAGCCCCCCAGCCGAGGgaagccgccgccgccacccACGAGGACGCCGGCTGGGCCACCGCCGCCACCTCCGCCAGTGCGAAACGGGCACCGGGACTCCATCGCCACCGTCAGAGCGTTCCTGG aTGACTTTGAATCCAAATACTCCTTTCATCCCGTCGAAGACTTCCCAGCCCCAGAAGAATATAAATACTTCCAGAGAATCTACCCCAGCAAAACAAACAGAG cTACGCGTGGggccccccctctgccccccatcCCCAGGTGA
- the CDC6 gene encoding cell division control protein 6 homolog, protein MASTSPQHQPTIDFPRRRSARRLAAPPTSPAKSGPDPLTRRLSPPGRPAAATRSARTKALPLSPRKRLGDDNLCNVPQALPCSPTKRSKENQGRRLLFGDPPASPEKPGSPGPSPRCGGQETPQSSGPARPRLFRQEGTCYQEAKRVLHAAVPDRLHARERETGVMRQFLREHVCGRRPGSLYVSGAPGTGKTASLSRVLLDCKDELARSKTIVLNCMSLSSPQSVFPAVAQELGLPAAAGRDGVRRLEKHLTAQGPMVLLVLDELDQLESKGQDVLYTLFEWPRLPCSRLVLVGLANALDLMDRSLARLGARPASSPQLLHFPPYTREQLSTILRERLAQVAGDPVLDAAALQFCARKVSAVSGDARKALDVCRRAVEVVELEVRNQTLLKPLPGGDSPVSPVPKRVGLLHVSRVISEVFGDRLAAGAVGGRDTFPLQQKVLLCSLLLLARHLRTREVTLGKLHDAYSQVCRQQHLPAVDQAECLSLVTLLESRGVLELKRAKEARLAKVSLKMEEAAVEHALQDTALVGSILAQGLR, encoded by the exons aTGGCCAGCACTAGCCCGCAGCACCAGCCCACCATCGATTTTCCCCGGAGGAGGAGCGCCCGCCGCCTCGCCGcgccccccacctccccggccAAGAGCGGCCCCGACCCCCTCACCCGGCGGCTTTCCCCCCCTGGCCGGCCGGCCGCGGCCACACGCTCAGCCCGGACCAAAGCGCTTCCCTTGAGCCCCCGCAAGCGCCTGG GCGACGACAACCTCTGCAACGtcccccaggccctgccctgctccccaacCAAGCGCAGCAAAGAGAACCAGGGGCGCCGCCTGCTCTTCGGGGACCCCCCGGCCTCCCCCGAGAAGCCCGGCAGTCCCGGGCCGTCCCCACGGTGTGGGGGGCAGGAAACCCCCCAGAGCTCGGGGCCTGCCCGCCCCCGGCTCTTTAGGCAGGAAG GCACCTGCTACCAGGAGGCGAAGCGGGTGCTGCACGCGGCCGTGCCCGACCGCCTCCACGCCAGGGAGAGGGAGACGGGCGTCATGCGGCAATTCCTGCGGGAGCACGTCTGCGGGCGCCGGCCCGGCAGCCTCTACGTGTCCGGAGCCCCCGGGACGGGGAAAACGGCCTCTCTGAGCCGCGTCCTGCTCGACTGCAAG GACGAGCTCGCCAGGAGCAAAACCATCGTCCTGAACTGCATGTCGCTGAGCAGCCCGCAGAGCGTCTTCCCCGCCGTGGCACAGGAGCTGGGCctgcccgcggccgccggccGGGACGGCGTGCGGAGGCTGGAGAAGCATCTGACGGCCCAGGGGCCCATGGT TCTGCTGGTGCTGGACGAACTGGACCAGCTGGAGAGCAAAGGCCAGGACGTGCTCTACACCCTCTTCGAGTGGCCCCGGCTGCCCTGCTCCAGGCTCGTCCTCGTGG GGTTGGCCAACGCGCTGGACCTGATGGACCGTAGCCTGGCCCGGCTCGGTGCCCGCCCGGCCAGtagcccccagctcctgcactTCCCGCCCTACACCAGGGAGCAGCTCAGCACCATCCTGCGGGAGCGGCTGGCGCAg GTGGCCGGTGACCCCGTCCTGGACGCCGCCGCGCTCCAGTTCTGCGCCCGCAAGGTCTCGGCGGTCTCCGGTGACGCTCGCAAGGCCCTGGATGTCTGCAG GCGCGCCGTGGAGGTGGTGGAGCTGGAGGTGCGAAACCAGACCCTGCTCAAGCCCCTGCCCGGCG GTGACTCCCcggtgtcccctgtccccaagcGCGTGGGGCTGCTGCACGTCTCCCGCGTGATCTCGGAGGTGTTTGGGGACCGGCTGGCGGCGGGAGCCGTGGGGGGCCGGGACACCTTCCCGCTGCAGCAGAAggtgctgctctgctccctgctgctgctcgCCAGGCACCTGCGCACCCGGGAGGTGACGCTGGGCAAG ctccaCGACGCCTACAGCCAGGTCTGccggcagcagcatctccccgcCGTCGACCAGGCTGAGTGTTTGTCCCTCGTCACCCTCCTGGAGTCCCGCGGTGTCCTCGAGCTGAAGAGGGCCAAGGAGGCCCGGCTGGCCAAG gTCTCCCTGAAGATGGAGGAGGCGGCGGTGGAGCACGCGCTGCAGGACACGGCGCTGGTGGGCAGCATCCTGGCCCAGGGGCTGCGCtag